Within the Dunckerocampus dactyliophorus isolate RoL2022-P2 chromosome 10, RoL_Ddac_1.1, whole genome shotgun sequence genome, the region TGACGCCTGACGGAACAGGTCTGGAGAGGCTTGTGTTGCATTTCTGTGGAAAACAACTCCGTTTCCCATCATCTGCCTCAACTCAAGATACTGTAGTGACTGCTGAGGTTGTTTAATTTGACTTCACAATTCTTTCTTTGGTAGGTTATCAAGGTGAGAAGAATAAATGGTCTTCCAAGGCTGTTGCAACATCAGCGTCACAAAAGgatgtgaatgaatgtatttGTGACTATGTCAGAGTCACTCACCAGGTGGCTTGCACATGCGGATCTGGCTCTGGCACTGCACCAGGGGATGGAGAGTCGCCGCGGGGCTGCCAGCGGGCACCGAGGTAGCTTTGGCGGAGAGACCTGTCATGCCAGTGACTGGGGGTGAAGGAGGCGGTGGAGACGGGGACGGCGAGTTGGGCGCGCCACACTGGGTTTGGTAGCGGAGCTGGGTGAGGGATGGGGGCATGCCCTGGTAGTGGCGCGTGGCACTCAGGAGGTCGTTGAGGATCTGAAGGATGGTACCTATATCCCGTCTGGGACGCCCGCTGCTGTCTTGGCagtttgggtgcaaagtgcctGAGAAAGAGGAAAGGGAGAGAATGCTAAATAAAGCACGACTCGAGCGACTGGATCTCAAAGTGCATGTTTATTGCAGCAGCAGCTGTAGCAGTAAATCGCACCTGAAAAGGTCCCTGAAAAGACTCCGGGAGCGTGGTTAACAAAGCTCTCAATGATGGCGCCAGGTTTACGGGAGCGTGCCGATGAACTGGTGCCACTAGTGGGGCTGTTGGTGCTGCAGTTAGCCTGGGAAAAATGGAAGTGAGTTCATCAACATGCATAAAACGGCTTTGAGACCAGATAAAAAGTGTTTTCTTACATctaaaatgaaacttggatctactttagagtagtcagtgtacaacagtatacagtatatttactatccactgaaaatgagtcaacacacagccattattgtctaaatagctggctaCACAATTGAGTCCACCTCACAGTAAACATGTCCAaagtcaatatttagtgtgagcaccactgTGATCTAGCACTTCCTTAATCTTCTTGGGCATGCAATTCACTAGAGCTGCACAGGTCCTTATGCCTGAGGATGCAGGTCTGGGGGAGATACGTATACTTGGCtattccatcaccttcaccatCCTCAGCagggcacttgtcatcttggagatgtctttgggctccttatcatgtagGAAAACTGCTATGCGGCCCAGTTTCTAAGAGCGCTTCACAATTCCAtagcacatgttggaattcatgtgcCCCTCAaagaaccgcagctccccagcgcaggcagcactcatgcaatcTCAGACCATGACGCTACGACTACCATGTTtaactgtaggcaagacacaatcatcttggtactcacttgttgGCTGTTTGGACTTCTTTTCAGTGTATAGTAAaatcaagctgtacactgactacgcTTGACGTATATCTTCATTTCTATAATTGTCCCTTAAGAAGATACTGTATACTGTTATAAAACTGGCTTTTGTgagatacagtactgtatatacatgcatACTGGTTATACATGGTTATATATATGATCATTCAACACTATTTTGGACCTTGTAAGTGACATTTACGTCACAGGTTTGCAAGAACTACTAGAACTACGTAAGTGGAAGAAATAAGATAGGAGTGTCACCCTAtgcccaaaaatgacaagcgATGGAGTTACCATAAATGCGGACTGGACTAAACTTAGCAACCCCAAGCAACTAATTTGACATTTGAGAATGTAATTCTATGGGGGCGTGTTCCTATGTGTGTGCATCAAGCTTGTAAAGGCTAATGAGAGAGAAAGCGAGACATTTGCCCTTTACATCACTCCTAAACCAGACCTGTATTTCCAGTGCTGTTGACACGGCAACGGTTTCAACAGTAAACAATAAACTTGTGTTGCATcttggggctgtttctttgaATGAAGCCTGCGTTTTGGTGTGTTGAATCTGGCTTTTGTATGTAAACAAGGGGTGGGAAGCCTATGCACCCGGGGCCATAGGTTTCCTACAGCCTGCCAgagcatttactgtaatttgGCCAGCTGTGCAACTCTAAAAGCAAAAACAACCTCAGAGAAGACCTTGATTCTCCTAACATATAATAATGCATATTTGTTTGATTGATGCATCATAGTTTATGGCCCTTGGAGCACTGATATCAATATAAAGCAGGTACATAAGGACTTACCTCAGGGCACAAAACAGGGGCTACAGGGCTGGCTCGGCCGACGTCGTGGCTGGGCTGGCCTGAAGAAGGCTGGTGatagtggtggtggtgatgatgaaggTGATGGGGAGGAGAGCGGAAAGCATGCGCCTGGCGCGGGGAGTGCTGGGGAGGCGGTGGAGGGGTGCCGGTGCTGCAGTGTGGAGTGGaggtggaagaggaggaggagggagactGGTGGTACAAGGGGGGTAGCTGCTGGTGGTGTGTCGAGGCAAGGGGGAATGCGCTCGAGGATGAGGGAGTAGAGTGGGGATGATGAGGGAGGAGGTTATGGGTGGAGTGTGGGAGGGGGGCACACAGCTGTCCTGTTGGCTGGCTGGCCGTAGCGTCCGAGTTGCCCCGAGTGATAAGGTGCCTGTGCTGGAGCTGTGGACCACCCGACTGCTGCGCCGCTAACTGGAGCTGGACGAACATCATGTGATCACCTACTCGCAGTGCCAGGGTGAGGGGGGAGCGGCCGGACAGGAAGTCACTGACCTGTAGGTGGAGAAAAGATTTGATTAGCCACATAAAGCAAAGCCAGAGACCGAGTTTTAACTGCAGTGCTGCATTAGAACGCCTTTCAGAAGAGCACTCATTTTGTTATTATGAGTCATATATTTACTGAGAAATGAAGGAGAACCTTGCAATGTGAACAAAGGAGACAACTTGTACTCAAGAGAAGACTGAGCGCACCAAGAAAACGAACGGCTTTAGTAAAACGGAGACTGTGAAGCTAAGGCAACAGCCAACAGGGTATGCTAATGTTTGCgtttgtgattgtttttgtcatttttggctgTGTATTCTTAAATGATTCAATAACCAATCTGCTCAACCAATGAGCAGCCAGTAGTTTACCGAATCCATATAGCATCGGTTCAGCATGACTGATAAAATAGTACTTGTTATGTAGTCGCTACCGACGCTTTTCTATTGGTAAAAGCTGGAAGTGTGTACATACTGTGCAatgaaatgaaggaaaatgtcttgcaatgttaaaaaacaagacaaatttTACTCGAGAGGAGAATGAGGGCGGCAAGAAAACAGGCCGCTGGAGACTGTGGAGCTAAGCTGAGGCACAGTTATGGTTATGCTAGCAAGTGAGATTATTTTACTAACTTTACGGCATACTTGGAACCCAAGAAAGACGATAAATAGTGCCTGCCTCGTGAGCAAGAGGCAAAAGTACAATTACAACGCTCATGCTAACAAGACAGATGGCGATAAAACAACCTCATTGGCAGAGTTCTatatagaggaaaaaaagaagctcCCCTGCGCTTTGACTTCCTCCTCTTTAAATGAACAGTGGATGGCCGTTGAAAAGCAAACAACAGAGCTTTGACCTCCTACTCATGGAGACAGACGCAACCCGCATTAGGCCCATCGTGCAATCAATCACCATTCTGTAACACTGGGCTATTTACATCAGCTGCATGAGGCCGACTATtggacaacacacacaacaaacagaGCCCCCTCTCACTCGCCTTCCACCGTCCTTGGGCTTGCTCTTAGTCAGCAGTGTCATTCCATCCAAGGGGGACAAAAGCCACCCTTCTCTCTGGCTTTGAGCCTGAAAAATCAGTCCCGCGTCCAGGAAACACACCCCGCCCGCCTCATACACAAACAGAATGGACGATTGTCTGCGGCGGATATGGAAGGGATGCCCAAATTTGGAGCGAGAGAGGCTAAATGGGTGTGTGAAATGGGAGGTTTCACTGGACACAGAAGAATAAGACACTAGACTTATCACGACTTGGCTGGAGGATTCTCACTAAACAACAAGAGTTTTGTGCACCCCCCGTCTTTGCATGCATGCTACTCTTCTGCATTCTATTTCATGTGTACACAAGACAGTGTGAGCCACTCAGGGGTCACACAAAGCTTCCTTGGGGACACAATTTTAGCAGTTGGCACCAGCAAATAAAAAGTGACACCTCTGTCGAAAAGAGTTTCAACATATACTACCCTCCCACAAAAGTGGAGCTTGGTAAGGGGGGGACCAGAAAATACATGAATGACATTTGTGTCAATCAAAAATAAGCACTTCTGGTTGTGATATCAGGTATGTCATGTATTTGTAATGTACAAGAGATGGCTTCTTAGTTTCTCAATACTTTTTCTGCAGGCTGTTGAGATGTTAGCCACTAGTTGACCCTGTGAATCAGCAAGCTCTGCCCTCAATCACTCTTCTCCCTTCTCAGCTGCTTATTTATTTCTCTATCGACCGTCGCCTCCCTTTTGCCAGGGTGACCTTTGCACATTGGTATTGACATGGGcgtgcaacaaaaaaaagaggaagagaaGCAGATGAAGGCACCAAGTTGATCTCATTTCAACatctaaataaatacagaagcAAGGCggctataaaaaaaaagcaggaggCAGAAACAGAAACTCAGCACTTTGGGAGTGTAAACGTGGCCTATCAGGCTGTTGTTGATACAATCCACACCCCGCCCTGTGATTACACGGTTGTGGTAAAGACGACAAACCCAGCAGGCCCCAGGCTGGGTGTGAAGCAGGGTTGGGCGCATCACATCAGAAGGGTCTTGGGAAGGACTTTAAAAGGAAGCATGGGTGACCTGAGAGAAAAGGTGCAGCTCCTGACTGACAAGTGTTTGCTAGccgaccaaaaaacagagacaaTTAATACAAGACCCTGAGGGAGGGTGTCAAACTCTGTGTTTAGTTAGAGGGAGGCTGGGAGACTGGGTGGAACCCTCGTGAGAAGTCTCTCAACTAATGCTGTTAGGGCGTGTGAATTTATATAACAAACCCTTCTGTTCTGTCACAGATGTATGTGAGATAAGAGCACCGACTCTTGGATTATATGGGTGCAACTCCTTAAAAGTAGTTTGTCATATATTATCCAGGAGGCGGAGTTATTCTTCTATTGATGTCCCCTTTAAGTTTCAAGAGAAACCACATTTATATGCTGAGTGAGAAGCCGTAATACAAACCAGCTTTCAAGCAGATCAAATCCAGATTGAGCATAATTATATTTCGGTCAGTTCTCACCACATTAGGTTGTAAACTTGTTGATCTTCCAAACAATCTCGTTAAAAAAAACGCAGCGGGTTCATCTATTGATTTTTCTTGTGATAAAAGGGCATGTTTTCATGACAATAGGCAAAAAAACGAAATGTGTACAGATGACAATGTTGTCAAAACAATCCCTGTTTACAGACacctgcaaaaatgaaaaaggtgTCATTTACATGTCTGGCCACAAGTTGACGCTGTTACGCATGTTCTTCCTCCTTAAAGAAATTGTCTTTTGAGGAGCCTTTGTGGTGTCGAagtgtttgtgttcatgtttgtgttcaaaaattTAATCTAAGCAAGATTAAATACCTAAAATCAAGGTGAAGTACCAACATATTATGCTAGTATGACTCAGAAAAATAATGTTTCCAGCATTGTAGTTTAATGCAAATCGCCTTAGATTTTAGGGTGTACTAGCAAATTTGTATACCATAGCAAGTGCCTGGTAAGAAAAATATCTTGCTGgtcaaaaataagtattttgacCATGATTTCGGGTATTTCGACAGGTGAGCGGCTTCATCAGAGCTAGAATACAGCTGCAAGAGACAGCTCTACCCTTCCTCCCTCCTCCCTTGTGAGGCTTCCCTCTCTCCACCCTCCTGTCCCGCCCTTCCAAGCCTCTATCCTCTTTTCTCTGGCACAAAGCTGCTCAGTTGTTCATGAATGTCAGCTCCCTCTATCTCCCCCctctctcttttttcccccactcttGCTTATCTCTGCTGCCGTACTTCGCTTAGTGTGCAGAGGAAGAACGACTGCAAATGAGTTCCTTGAACCACAGGGACCCCAATAAATAAAACTGTCAGCCAGAGATgtcgaaagaaaaaaaaaagagagagggaAGGAGCCAGAGGCGCATCCTCACTGAATATTTCATCACTACTACCACCAATACTCCATGACACCCTGCCCCCACTGCCTGCATCCCCCCTTCTCTTGCCATCTTCCCTCCacccatcctcctcctcttctcgcTGCCCCTTATCATCACGCTCTTCCCCCACCATCCATCCCTGCatagcaaccaaagcctcccactAAACAAAATACCACTACCTGGCTAATCATGTGTCTCTTTGCATAGCACAGTTGCCTCCCTCTCCACTCTCCTAATCTTGAGTCTCTCATAACAAACCACTACACATTTTGTAAAAGCTTCGGAATTCCTGAGAAGTGTCCTGAGAGGAGCACCAGTGAAGAGGAGGGGGGGTTCAGACATGCCTAGAAGCTGTCTTTTGTTTGCCTGTGATGTTCCAGAAAGCTCTATCTGGTGTTTGTCCTGACGTCATTGCTAGCCTCAGCCGCATCGCCTCTCTTGGCTGGGGCTCCTGAGAGCAGACAGACATGTTTGGACTGGAGCTGAGCTGCTAGCTGAGAGACCTCTGGGGAATCATTCACTAGCCGGCCAGGTCGACAGcactccagaaccctcccccccCCTCCATTTCCAGTACACACACTCTTAACAGACACCCCCATTCGCTTGTTTCCCCCATTCGTCCGTCTGGAAGAGGCTTGTTGCTACACGATCGCTCTCTCCAATCTGGCCGCTGGCAGGCTGTATCATCCTCCCATCCCTCAGGAAACATGGGCCTCATTTTACATTTCAGGTGTTCCGCTCTCTCGGCTCCTCAAGCTGCTCCGCACCTGAAGATTAACTGCATGGTTTATCATTCAACCGCAGTCTAGATTACAGTAGTTGACATACGGCCTGTTATTTCACCCCCTTACAAATCAGACTTTGTCtaaagaaaaaaggttgcagcagtttgtgtttgtgtgtgcgtgtgtgtgtgtgcaatttgAGGCCCTTTTTGTGAGTCAGACAGTTTGCAAAACAGTTTTAACTCAGTTAAGCGAGTGCAAATTTACTTTATGAGTCAATGGTGACAAAATATCCACCAGTAGGAGGTAAAGGACTGATTTCTGAGGCTTGATTTGGCGTCGGGAGCTGCGTAGTAGTGCATGAGTGTCAAGGCGGTGGTATTTATGCCAAGTGTTAAGAGCAGAAGACCAATTTTAAACTAACAACTGCTAAAAAGGTTGACATTTTGGTTGATTGTTTATACCCaaaggttgggtttttttgcaaacTAAAAGATGATATCATATATTTAACCTTGCTTAGAGttcagtttttgcagtgcaAACGGTATTACAAGTGTCCGGtcattgttgttgctgtgtgacgCATTAAGCACATGCCCACACTGAACTCTGAAGACCCATGTGCACTCAAACGTGTGCATTGGACTAGAAAGCTAGTCATTTTCTCTACCCCGGCAGCTGCTTCTAGTTTGCAGAACACCCTTGTGGTATAAACAAGAAGCCAGAATGACATGTCTAGTAGTTTTAGTTAGTAGTTAGTAGTCTTCTGCCCACAACACTTGGCCTAAATATAACCATATCAACACTAACACACTAATACCAAATTCCTCAAATCACACCgaggttgtgtgttctctaactacaaaaatgttacatttagaaagaagtaatcctactttgtggaaattcacttatcatgatctggaaccaattaaccgtgataaacgagggattactgcatacaCAAAGTCGCACCTCGATTGGACGGCATGTGTGACATGTACATTGTTTGACAA harbors:
- the midn gene encoding midnolin — its product is MPKLGEQTGHRHTCTRSFTVFATVIGYRMDQHPSTRSCTSRGASSSSCEAAAPAEPSMNLHIHSTTGTRFELSLPQEETVDGLKRRLSQRLKVPKERLALLHKETRLSSGKLQDLGISNGSKLTLVPTVEAGLMSQASRPEQSVMQALESLTETQVSDFLSGRSPLTLALRVGDHMMFVQLQLAAQQSGGPQLQHRHLITRGNSDATASQPTGQLCAPLPHSTHNLLPHHPHSTPSSSSAFPLASTHHQQLPPLYHQSPSSSSSTSTPHCSTGTPPPPPQHSPRQAHAFRSPPHHLHHHHHHYHQPSSGQPSHDVGRASPVAPVLCPEANCSTNSPTSGTSSSARSRKPGAIIESFVNHAPGVFSGTFSGTLHPNCQDSSGRPRRDIGTILQILNDLLSATRHYQGMPPSLTQLRYQTQCGAPNSPSPSPPPPSPPVTGMTGLSAKATSVPAGSPAATLHPLVQCQSQIRMCKPPGDRIRQTENRATRCKVERLQLLMQQKRLRRKARRDQRGPYQWLPNRKAGRSNSNSSMSSEGSLDLDFDDSVWKPDVKADLKSEFVMA